From Roseovarius sp. EL26, the proteins below share one genomic window:
- a CDS encoding [protein-PII] uridylyltransferase produces the protein MKTLPPRPDDLICPVEDIFDAETVNAQIEDALQSAGNDAGEQRKVLTQILAARHTLGRKAISTALKAHPMSARPVVRSYSWLTDCILLTTLAHVTRHLHPNPNPTEAERIAVFAVGGYGRKEMAPHSDVDLLFLVPYKVTPWTESVIESTLYILWDLRLKVGHSSRSTDECLRLAEQDFTIRTALLEKRFLFGDAALGETLRARMRDELFTGTEREFIEAKLEEREARHEKQGGQRYMVEPNVKESKGGLRDLQSLYWIAKYLYRVDDIAELVALGLFTEDEFDTFTRAENFLWAARCHLHLVTNRPSEQLTFDLQVEVAERMGYLDIAGRRAVEYFMQDYFRHATAVGDLTRIFLTKLEATHAKSQPILQRLMTRKRRLKPGYKEVHGRIAIADPDTFLQDRLNLLRLFEEGLRTGLLIHPDAMRLVTANLDLIDDALRTDPQAQKLFLDLLLKHGNPERALRRMNELGVLSAFIPEFEPIVAMMQFNMYHHYTVDEHTIQCISHLAQIERHELIEELPVASSILDEGVNRRILYVALLLHDIGKGRTEDHSILGAKITRKVAPRLGLKPAEVDIAEWLVRYHLLMSDMAQKRDISDPRTVRDFAKAVQTKERLDLLCVLTVCDIRGVGPTTWNNWKATLLRSLYAQTRQALEGGLEALNREQRGSDAKRNLRKALKGWDAKDLKAETARHYPPYWQGLHVTAHTIFARLLRDLEPDSVGIDLAIDEDRDATRACFVMADHPGIFSRLAGALALVGANVVDARTYTSKDGYATAVFWVQDADGHPYEAERLPRLNQMIDKILKGEVVTGDAMQSRDKIKKRERAFRVPTHITFDNEGSEIYTLIEVDTRDRPGLLYDLTRTLATNNVYINSAVIATYGEQVVDTFYVKDMFGLKFHSEAKQKALEKKLRDAITQGAERARA, from the coding sequence ATGAAAACACTTCCCCCTCGCCCGGATGATCTCATTTGTCCGGTCGAGGATATTTTTGACGCCGAAACCGTCAATGCACAGATCGAAGATGCACTGCAATCAGCTGGCAACGATGCCGGCGAGCAACGCAAAGTACTTACTCAAATTCTGGCGGCGCGACATACGCTGGGACGCAAAGCCATCAGCACGGCACTAAAGGCGCACCCGATGTCAGCGCGCCCGGTGGTACGGTCTTATAGCTGGCTGACGGATTGCATTCTGCTGACCACACTCGCACATGTGACCCGTCATCTGCACCCGAATCCGAACCCAACTGAGGCCGAGCGTATCGCCGTCTTTGCAGTGGGCGGCTATGGGCGCAAAGAGATGGCTCCGCACTCTGATGTCGATCTACTGTTCTTGGTGCCCTATAAAGTCACCCCTTGGACCGAAAGCGTAATTGAAAGCACGCTATATATTCTATGGGATCTGCGGCTTAAAGTTGGTCACTCCAGCCGCTCAACCGATGAATGCCTGCGTTTGGCCGAGCAAGATTTCACCATTCGCACCGCCTTGCTGGAAAAGCGCTTTCTGTTTGGCGATGCCGCCCTTGGCGAAACGCTACGAGCCCGAATGCGTGACGAGCTATTCACTGGCACCGAGCGTGAGTTCATTGAGGCCAAGCTGGAAGAACGCGAAGCCCGGCATGAGAAACAGGGCGGCCAGCGCTATATGGTCGAACCCAACGTAAAAGAGAGCAAAGGCGGCCTGCGCGATCTGCAATCCCTCTACTGGATTGCCAAATACCTGTACCGGGTTGATGACATCGCAGAACTGGTAGCGCTGGGCCTGTTCACCGAGGACGAATTTGACACCTTTACCCGGGCAGAAAATTTTCTCTGGGCTGCGCGTTGCCACCTGCATTTGGTCACCAATCGGCCAAGCGAACAATTGACGTTTGATCTGCAGGTCGAGGTCGCTGAACGGATGGGATACCTCGATATCGCCGGGCGTCGCGCGGTCGAATATTTCATGCAAGATTATTTCCGTCACGCCACAGCGGTGGGCGACCTGACCCGCATCTTCCTGACCAAGCTGGAAGCAACGCACGCCAAGTCGCAGCCGATCTTACAACGTCTGATGACCCGAAAACGCCGATTGAAACCCGGTTACAAAGAGGTTCACGGCCGCATTGCCATCGCCGACCCAGATACGTTTTTACAAGATCGCCTGAACCTGTTGCGCCTGTTCGAAGAAGGCCTGCGGACGGGTCTTTTAATTCATCCCGATGCCATGCGTCTGGTGACCGCGAACCTCGACCTTATTGATGATGCCCTGCGCACTGATCCGCAGGCGCAGAAGTTGTTTCTTGATCTGTTATTGAAGCACGGCAACCCGGAACGCGCCTTACGACGGATGAACGAGCTGGGAGTGCTTTCTGCATTCATACCTGAATTTGAACCTATCGTCGCAATGATGCAGTTCAATATGTATCACCACTACACCGTTGACGAGCATACCATCCAATGCATCAGCCATCTGGCCCAGATCGAACGCCATGAGCTGATCGAGGAACTGCCTGTAGCATCATCCATTCTTGATGAGGGCGTCAACCGGCGCATCCTTTACGTCGCTTTACTTCTCCATGACATTGGCAAAGGCCGCACCGAGGATCACTCGATTCTTGGCGCAAAGATCACCCGCAAGGTAGCCCCTCGGCTGGGCTTGAAACCCGCCGAAGTGGACATTGCAGAATGGTTGGTGCGCTATCACCTATTGATGTCGGACATGGCGCAGAAACGCGATATTTCTGACCCACGTACTGTTCGGGATTTTGCCAAGGCGGTGCAAACGAAGGAACGGCTTGATCTGCTGTGCGTTTTGACGGTTTGTGATATTCGCGGCGTTGGCCCCACCACCTGGAACAACTGGAAAGCCACGCTTTTGCGCTCGCTTTATGCCCAAACTCGACAAGCGCTAGAGGGTGGGTTGGAAGCTCTCAATCGCGAGCAACGTGGATCAGATGCCAAGCGCAATCTGCGCAAGGCACTAAAAGGCTGGGATGCCAAGGACCTCAAGGCCGAAACAGCCCGCCATTACCCACCCTATTGGCAGGGGCTGCATGTTACAGCTCATACTATCTTTGCCCGACTTCTTCGCGATTTAGAGCCCGATTCAGTTGGCATTGATCTGGCCATTGATGAAGATCGTGACGCCACCCGCGCCTGTTTCGTGATGGCAGACCATCCCGGTATTTTCTCGCGCCTAGCCGGGGCGCTGGCCTTGGTTGGCGCCAATGTGGTCGATGCTCGCACCTATACCTCAAAAGATGGCTACGCCACAGCAGTGTTCTGGGTACAGGATGCTGACGGTCACCCCTATGAGGCCGAACGCCTGCCGCGCCTGAACCAGATGATCGACAAGATCCTCAAGGGCGAGGTTGTGACCGGCGACGCGATGCAAAGCCGTGATAAAATCAAAAAACGTGAACGCGCGTTCCGTGTGCCCACACATATCACTTTTGATAATGAAGGATCGGAAATCTACACTCTGATCGAGGTTGACACCCGTGATCGCCCCGGCCTGCTATACGACCTGACCCGTACGCTGGCTACCAACAACGTCTATATCAACTCGGCCGTTATTGCGACCTACGGCGAGCAGGTGGTGGATACCTTTTATGTTAAAGATATGTTTGGTTTGAAGTTCCACTCAGAGGCCAAGCAAAAGGCGCTTGAGAAGAAGCTG
- a CDS encoding penicillin-binding protein activator — translation MFAVFTSGCKLLRRIAMLLPILWLAACQTPGVGSSSGPSIDPNAPVPVALLVPHGSAVSNEAFLAKDLENAARLAVSDLNGVKIDLRVYATAGQAGLAQQVALRAVDEGAKIIIGPLHAGSANAVAVAVAPKGVNVLAFSNNPTIAGGNLFVLGQTFETTANRLVNFSTSQGKSRIMTVYANNLAGQLGRDAIAQAIANNGATPAGAVQYEFSQNGVVSSIPAIKQAAQSNQANAIFTTANAAGALPMFSEMLPEAGLGPDAMQYIGLSRWDTPRQTLSLPGVQNGWFALPDPQRSAQYRSRFETAYGNTPHAISGLAYDGIAAVGALVKSGKRNALTTSALTQGAGFQGVTGIFRLRKDGTNERGLAVATVRNQQVVVVSPAPSSFSGAGF, via the coding sequence ATGTTTGCTGTTTTCACATCCGGGTGCAAGCTATTGCGCCGTATTGCAATGCTACTGCCAATTCTTTGGCTGGCGGCCTGTCAAACCCCCGGTGTTGGGAGCAGCAGTGGTCCTTCAATCGATCCGAATGCACCCGTCCCGGTTGCTCTGCTTGTTCCGCATGGTTCTGCCGTCTCAAATGAGGCCTTTCTCGCGAAGGACCTTGAAAACGCCGCGCGCCTTGCTGTGTCCGATCTTAACGGGGTGAAAATTGACCTTCGCGTCTATGCCACCGCCGGACAGGCCGGGCTGGCCCAACAGGTGGCTTTGCGTGCCGTCGATGAAGGTGCAAAGATCATTATTGGGCCTTTGCATGCCGGGTCGGCCAATGCCGTGGCTGTTGCTGTAGCCCCTAAGGGCGTTAATGTTCTGGCCTTCTCCAACAACCCGACAATTGCCGGGGGCAACCTATTCGTTCTGGGACAAACCTTTGAAACCACGGCCAATCGGCTGGTGAACTTTTCAACCAGCCAGGGGAAATCGCGGATCATGACGGTCTACGCCAACAACTTGGCAGGTCAACTGGGTCGAGATGCGATTGCACAGGCCATCGCGAATAATGGCGCGACACCAGCGGGCGCGGTTCAGTATGAATTTTCCCAAAACGGCGTGGTGTCTTCGATCCCTGCGATCAAACAGGCCGCACAAAGCAATCAGGCCAATGCTATTTTCACAACCGCAAATGCTGCCGGTGCTCTGCCCATGTTCTCAGAAATGCTGCCCGAGGCGGGACTTGGCCCCGATGCGATGCAATACATTGGCTTGTCGCGCTGGGACACTCCACGCCAGACACTGTCCTTGCCTGGGGTTCAGAACGGTTGGTTTGCCCTGCCTGATCCGCAGCGATCGGCCCAGTATCGCAGCCGCTTTGAGACCGCCTATGGCAACACACCGCATGCAATCAGCGGGTTGGCTTATGATGGCATCGCAGCTGTTGGTGCATTGGTCAAATCCGGTAAACGCAACGCGCTGACCACATCTGCTCTGACTCAAGGCGCAGGTTTTCAAGGCGTGACCGGTATCTTCCGCCTCCGCAAAGATGGCACCAACGAACGTGGCCTGGCAGTCGCAACCGTGCGCAACCAGCAAGTGGTTGTTGTGTCACCTGCCCCTAGCAGCTTTAGCGGCGCTGGTTTCTAA
- the rsmI gene encoding 16S rRNA (cytidine(1402)-2'-O)-methyltransferase, with the protein MNSESRKLTAGLYLIATPIGTARDITLRALDILTAADVLVAEDTRSLRKLMEIHGIPLRDRIVLAYHDHNGDKMRPRLMQALEQGKSVVYASEAGTPMVADPGFDLARAAVAEGHALISAPGPSAVITALTLAGLPTDRFFFGGFLPTASGKRKTALAEVAPVTATLVFYESPKRVAAMLADAAKALGATRRAVVCRELTKKFEEVMRGTLEELAQICAERTLKGEIVVLIDRGDKETVSDSDLEQALREALQSVSVRDAADQVSTLYSLPRRQVYQRALALSKEE; encoded by the coding sequence ATGAATTCCGAAAGCAGAAAACTGACAGCAGGTTTGTACCTGATTGCAACGCCGATCGGGACGGCGCGGGATATCACCTTACGGGCATTGGATATCCTGACGGCGGCGGATGTTTTGGTTGCCGAAGACACGCGCAGCCTGCGCAAACTGATGGAAATTCATGGCATCCCTCTGCGGGATCGGATTGTTTTGGCCTATCATGATCACAACGGTGACAAGATGAGGCCACGTCTTATGCAGGCGTTAGAGCAAGGAAAATCAGTGGTTTACGCGTCTGAGGCTGGCACACCTATGGTGGCTGATCCGGGATTTGATCTAGCGCGCGCTGCGGTGGCTGAGGGACACGCCTTGATTTCCGCACCGGGACCATCGGCGGTGATTACGGCGCTGACGCTGGCTGGTTTGCCAACTGATCGGTTCTTCTTTGGCGGGTTCCTGCCCACAGCATCTGGCAAGCGTAAGACTGCATTGGCAGAAGTGGCACCCGTGACGGCGACACTCGTGTTTTACGAATCACCAAAACGGGTGGCTGCAATGCTTGCAGATGCGGCAAAGGCCTTGGGGGCGACGCGTCGTGCGGTGGTGTGCCGGGAATTGACCAAGAAATTCGAAGAGGTCATGCGCGGCACTCTAGAAGAACTGGCTCAGATCTGTGCCGAACGCACGCTCAAAGGTGAGATCGTGGTTCTGATAGATCGTGGTGATAAAGAAACTGTTAGCGATTCTGATTTAGAACAGGCCCTACGCGAAGCATTGCAAAGCGTTTCAGTGCGCGATGCTGCCGATCAGGTTTCTACGTTGTATTCCCTACCGCGTCGGCAGGTCTACCAGCGAGCCTTGGCCCTGTCGAAAGAGGAATGA
- a CDS encoding YraN family protein, giving the protein MSQFKSETNPDTKVRNAKHVGETAYYSGLVAEDQAAAEYARRGVVVLHRRWRGQGGEIDLVLRDGKEIVFAEVKKARSLQAAMERLRPAQMQRIYSAASEYLAHTPDGQLSPTRFDLVVLNDQGHIEVIKNAFGHF; this is encoded by the coding sequence ATGTCGCAGTTCAAGAGCGAGACAAACCCAGACACAAAAGTACGGAATGCAAAGCACGTGGGCGAAACAGCTTATTACTCTGGCCTCGTGGCAGAAGATCAGGCTGCCGCCGAATATGCACGCCGTGGTGTAGTGGTCTTACATCGCCGTTGGCGTGGGCAGGGTGGTGAAATTGATCTTGTGTTGCGTGATGGCAAAGAGATTGTTTTTGCTGAAGTCAAAAAGGCGCGTAGTCTGCAGGCTGCTATGGAACGCTTGCGCCCAGCCCAGATGCAGCGGATTTATTCTGCCGCGTCGGAGTATCTGGCGCATACGCCGGATGGGCAGTTAAGCCCGACGCGATTTGATCTTGTGGTTTTGAATGATCAGGGACACATCGAAGTGATCAAAAACGCTTTTGGACATTTCTGA
- the gshB gene encoding glutathione synthase, protein MKIAFQMDPIGSVDINADSSFRLAEEAQARGHELFFYTADKLAYNAGRVTARGWPMTVQRVLGDHVHLGEEIEVDLADFDVVWLRQDPPFDMFYITTTHLLDRIHPDTLVVNDPFWVRNYPEKLLVLDFPDLTPPTTIARDLDTIRAFKEEHGDIIVKPLYGNGGAGVFRLTPEDRNLSSLYELFTGFSREPLIAQKFLPDVSNGDKRVILVDGEPVGAINRVPAKGETRSNMHVGGRPEKIELSARDREICDRIGPLLKEKGQVFVGIDVIGNYLTEINVTSPTGIQELERFDGINVAERIWEAIEAKRK, encoded by the coding sequence ATGAAAATCGCCTTTCAAATGGATCCGATTGGTTCGGTCGATATCAACGCTGACAGCAGCTTTCGATTGGCCGAGGAAGCACAGGCCCGCGGGCATGAGCTGTTTTTTTATACCGCTGACAAACTGGCCTATAACGCTGGCCGCGTGACCGCGCGCGGATGGCCGATGACGGTACAGCGTGTGTTGGGCGATCATGTTCACTTGGGTGAAGAGATCGAGGTGGATTTGGCCGACTTTGATGTGGTCTGGCTGCGTCAGGACCCACCGTTTGATATGTTTTACATCACCACGACCCACCTTCTGGACCGGATCCACCCGGATACATTGGTGGTGAATGATCCATTTTGGGTTCGTAACTATCCTGAAAAACTGTTGGTTTTGGATTTCCCAGACCTGACCCCGCCCACAACAATTGCCCGTGATCTGGATACGATCCGCGCCTTCAAGGAAGAGCACGGAGATATTATCGTTAAGCCGCTCTATGGTAACGGCGGCGCGGGCGTGTTTCGCCTGACTCCGGAGGATCGCAACCTCAGTTCTCTCTATGAGCTGTTCACAGGGTTCAGCCGCGAGCCGCTGATTGCGCAGAAATTCCTGCCTGATGTCTCTAACGGTGACAAGCGGGTCATTCTGGTTGATGGCGAACCGGTGGGTGCGATCAACCGTGTGCCAGCCAAAGGCGAGACACGATCAAATATGCATGTTGGTGGGCGACCAGAAAAGATTGAACTCAGCGCCCGTGACCGCGAAATCTGTGACCGTATTGGCCCTCTTTTGAAGGAAAAAGGTCAAGTGTTTGTCGGCATCGATGTGATTGGCAATTACCTGACCGAAATCAACGTAACTTCGCCCACAGGCATTCAGGAGCTGGAGCGTTTCGATGGCATAAACGTTGCAGAACGGATCTGGGAGGCGATTGAGGCCAAACGCAAATGA
- a CDS encoding alpha/beta hydrolase: MSRMRPILNALLRAVEKPYLSWEKNPERLARVFERKAKLLFPSPKGSRFEDCSLGHGGRSLSTIHVVPQVAKTGPLILYFHGGGYVFGSARTHRSMVARLVHETSLPAYLPDYRLAPAAPFPSAVEDALLAYQAVMAHPAGVILGGDSAGGGLALSLLGEILRQGLSKPVGVFCFSPLTDLSFSGDSLRKNARSEAVLPASRVQDMAQLYLNGVDPKTPTASPLYADFTGAPPVWLAVSDQEILLDDARRMTEKLQQDGVEVTKVLEHDLPHVWPLFEAYLPEARATLHAVSKWISSLPSAASER; this comes from the coding sequence ATGAGCCGGATGAGGCCAATTCTGAATGCGTTGCTGAGAGCTGTTGAGAAACCTTATCTGAGTTGGGAAAAGAACCCGGAACGTTTGGCGCGCGTGTTTGAACGCAAAGCAAAATTGCTGTTCCCCTCCCCTAAGGGGAGCCGATTTGAAGATTGCTCTCTGGGGCATGGGGGGCGTAGTCTTTCGACAATACATGTCGTTCCTCAAGTTGCGAAAACAGGGCCGTTGATACTGTATTTCCATGGCGGGGGATATGTGTTCGGATCCGCCCGAACACACCGCTCCATGGTCGCGCGATTGGTACATGAGACCAGCTTGCCTGCATATCTGCCTGATTACCGGCTAGCTCCAGCTGCCCCCTTTCCTTCCGCTGTCGAAGATGCGTTGTTGGCATACCAAGCCGTTATGGCACATCCGGCAGGCGTGATACTGGGAGGAGACAGCGCTGGCGGTGGTTTAGCTTTGTCTTTGTTAGGAGAGATTTTGCGACAGGGGCTATCAAAACCTGTCGGCGTATTTTGCTTTTCTCCTTTGACGGATCTGAGCTTTTCCGGAGACAGCCTGCGTAAAAATGCGCGTTCAGAGGCGGTGCTGCCAGCGTCGCGGGTGCAAGATATGGCGCAGTTGTATCTGAATGGGGTGGATCCCAAAACACCGACAGCGTCGCCACTTTATGCTGATTTCACCGGTGCGCCGCCGGTTTGGTTGGCGGTCTCTGATCAGGAAATCCTACTAGATGACGCACGCCGGATGACCGAAAAACTACAGCAAGATGGCGTTGAAGTGACGAAAGTGCTGGAGCATGACCTGCCACATGTCTGGCCCCTTTTCGAAGCCTACCTGCCTGAAGCAAGAGCGACATTGCATGCGGTTTCCAAATGGATCAGTTCTCTGCCTTCGGCTGCAAGTGAACGATAA
- a CDS encoding YifB family Mg chelatase-like AAA ATPase — MVARAYTVAFEGVEARQVEVQCAVTPGLPAFSLVGLPDKAVSEARDRVRTALNSMAIALPSKRITINLSPADLPKVGSHFDLPIALSLLAALEIIPMDAVEGTTSLGELSLDGTLIPVIGALPAALAAAQEDRTLLCPKASGAEAAWVDAAQVIGAVNLADVIRHYTGQSPLPPSTPGEVLQDASARDLRDVKGQERAKRALEIAAAGRHHLMMVGSPGSGKSMLAARMPGILPPLDASEALETSMIHSLAGLIDEGGINRTRPFREPHHTASMAAIVGGGRRAGPGEISLAHNGVLFMDEFPEFSRPVLETLRQPIETGEVIVARANAHVKYPCRFLLVAAANPCKCGYMSDPARACARVPLCGEDYMGRISGPLMDRFDLRIEVPPVAFADLDLPPSGDSTTEVAARVAAARTVQRKRLQDFVGTHLNADAEGSVLDEVATPDMDGRSLITKAAERFGLTARGYHRVLRVARTIADLDQSEQVKKPHIAEALSYRISGMKEG, encoded by the coding sequence ATGGTCGCACGCGCCTATACAGTCGCTTTTGAAGGGGTCGAGGCCCGTCAGGTTGAGGTGCAATGTGCCGTAACCCCGGGCCTGCCGGCGTTTTCACTTGTTGGCCTGCCGGACAAGGCCGTATCCGAGGCGCGCGACAGGGTGCGCACCGCGCTCAATTCCATGGCAATCGCCCTGCCCTCCAAACGTATCACCATCAATCTAAGCCCTGCCGATTTGCCCAAAGTCGGCAGCCATTTTGACCTTCCTATTGCGCTGTCCCTGCTGGCCGCACTGGAAATCATCCCCATGGATGCCGTCGAAGGCACAACCTCTTTGGGAGAGCTGTCACTGGACGGCACGTTGATCCCTGTGATCGGCGCCTTGCCCGCCGCCCTTGCCGCCGCGCAGGAAGATCGCACATTGCTATGCCCAAAAGCCTCGGGGGCTGAGGCCGCATGGGTCGATGCGGCGCAGGTGATCGGTGCGGTAAATTTGGCAGATGTCATCCGGCACTACACTGGACAATCCCCCTTGCCCCCTTCGACCCCCGGTGAAGTTTTGCAAGACGCATCGGCCCGGGATCTACGCGATGTCAAAGGTCAGGAACGCGCCAAACGCGCCTTGGAAATCGCGGCTGCCGGGCGCCACCATCTGATGATGGTCGGGTCTCCCGGGTCTGGAAAATCCATGTTGGCGGCACGGATGCCTGGCATCCTGCCCCCATTAGATGCATCTGAGGCATTGGAAACGTCTATGATCCATTCATTGGCAGGCTTAATTGACGAGGGAGGTATCAACCGCACCCGACCTTTCCGTGAGCCGCATCACACCGCATCGATGGCGGCAATCGTGGGCGGTGGTCGCAGGGCCGGACCAGGTGAGATCAGCCTTGCCCATAACGGGGTGCTGTTCATGGATGAGTTTCCCGAGTTCTCACGTCCGGTTCTGGAAACCCTACGCCAACCAATCGAAACTGGTGAAGTGATCGTCGCGCGCGCCAATGCACATGTGAAATATCCCTGCCGGTTTTTGCTGGTGGCAGCGGCCAATCCTTGCAAATGTGGCTATATGTCTGATCCCGCGCGCGCCTGCGCCCGCGTGCCGCTTTGTGGCGAAGATTACATGGGGCGCATTTCCGGGCCATTGATGGACCGATTTGACCTGCGCATCGAGGTGCCCCCTGTTGCCTTTGCTGACCTTGATCTGCCGCCGTCAGGTGACAGCACCACTGAAGTCGCTGCACGTGTAGCAGCCGCGCGTACAGTACAACGTAAGCGGCTCCAGGATTTCGTCGGGACGCATCTGAATGCCGATGCCGAGGGCAGTGTGCTGGATGAGGTTGCCACACCCGACATGGACGGCCGCAGCTTGATCACCAAGGCGGCGGAGCGCTTTGGCCTGACGGCACGAGGGTATCACCGTGTCTTGCGCGTTGCCCGCACGATTGCCGATCTTGATCAGTCAGAACAGGTCAAAAAACCGCATATAGCCGAGGCGCTCAGTTATCGGATTTCAGGGATGAAGGAGGGGTGA
- the panC gene encoding pantoate--beta-alanine ligase, with protein sequence MTPPILRTLPALRAATSDWQKAGETIGVVPTMGALHDGHLSLVKLAKEHCDRVIVTIFVNPKQFNNPDDLKNYPRTEEDDARKLARFGIDVLYVPEPDQIYPQGFSTTVSVSGLTDVMDGVMRPGHFDGVATVVSKLFLQTSASDAFFGEKDFQQLQVVRRMARDLDIPITVHGCPTIREIDGLAMSSRNLLLSDRARVNAPMLFEEMEGIAAGVGSGQDFAQLQEQAVQRLQNAGFTKVEYLEIRANDDLSLLSTPTRPARLFASAWLAGVRMIDNIAI encoded by the coding sequence ATGACACCACCGATTTTGCGTACTTTGCCCGCGCTACGCGCGGCTACATCCGACTGGCAAAAAGCCGGAGAAACCATTGGCGTTGTCCCGACCATGGGTGCCCTGCATGATGGGCACCTGTCGCTGGTTAAGTTGGCCAAGGAACACTGTGATCGGGTGATTGTCACAATTTTTGTGAATCCCAAACAGTTCAACAATCCTGATGATCTGAAGAACTATCCACGCACCGAAGAGGATGACGCCCGTAAGCTGGCGCGGTTCGGTATTGATGTGCTGTATGTGCCCGAACCCGATCAGATATATCCGCAGGGGTTTTCGACAACGGTGTCGGTGTCTGGCCTGACCGATGTGATGGACGGTGTGATGCGCCCGGGCCATTTTGATGGCGTTGCAACGGTCGTCAGCAAGCTGTTTTTACAAACCTCAGCCTCAGATGCCTTCTTTGGTGAGAAAGATTTCCAGCAGTTGCAGGTCGTACGCCGAATGGCACGGGATCTAGATATTCCGATCACTGTGCATGGCTGTCCGACAATCCGTGAAATCGATGGGCTGGCGATGTCATCGCGTAACCTGCTGTTGTCTGATCGTGCGCGGGTCAATGCGCCGATGCTGTTTGAAGAAATGGAAGGCATTGCCGCGGGTGTTGGTTCTGGACAGGATTTTGCTCAGCTACAGGAACAAGCGGTTCAGCGTTTACAAAACGCCGGCTTTACAAAAGTCGAGTATCTTGAAATTCGCGCAAATGATGATCTGTCACTTTTGTCTACCCCGACGCGCCCTGCCCGGCTGTTTGCCTCGGCCTGGCTGGCCGGTGTGAGGATGATTGATAACATCGCGATCTAA
- the panB gene encoding 3-methyl-2-oxobutanoate hydroxymethyltransferase, whose protein sequence is MSATARKTAPLPEDIRAAKGGTPLVSLTAYTTPMARMMDGHCDFVLVGDSVGMVLHGLPSTLGVTMEMMIMHGQAVARGLDKSMLVIDMPFGSYEENPAQAFRNAARIMRETGAVAVKLEGGQHMAETIAFLVARGIPVMAHIGLTPQSINTLGGYKVQGRDDQAATLLADALAVSEAGAFSVVLEKIPAVLADQITADIPIPTIGIGASAGCDGQILVVDDMLGLFTTFKPKFVKRYAEFGAAGEEAIKAYAEEVRARSFPASEHTFADKAPGK, encoded by the coding sequence ATGAGCGCTACCGCCCGTAAAACCGCCCCCCTGCCCGAAGATATCCGGGCCGCGAAGGGTGGAACGCCTTTGGTCAGCCTGACCGCCTATACCACGCCAATGGCGCGGATGATGGATGGTCATTGCGACTTTGTCCTTGTGGGCGACAGTGTCGGCATGGTTTTGCATGGTTTGCCATCGACCCTTGGTGTGACCATGGAGATGATGATCATGCACGGTCAGGCCGTCGCGCGTGGGCTTGATAAGTCGATGCTGGTGATCGACATGCCGTTTGGCAGTTACGAGGAAAACCCAGCGCAGGCGTTTCGTAACGCCGCCCGCATCATGCGCGAGACCGGTGCCGTCGCGGTCAAGCTTGAAGGCGGTCAGCATATGGCCGAAACCATCGCCTTTCTCGTCGCTCGCGGCATCCCGGTGATGGCGCATATTGGCCTGACACCCCAATCAATCAACACATTGGGTGGCTACAAAGTTCAGGGCCGTGACGATCAAGCTGCGACCCTTTTGGCCGACGCACTTGCCGTCAGCGAAGCGGGTGCATTTTCAGTCGTGCTGGAAAAAATCCCCGCCGTGCTGGCCGATCAAATCACCGCCGATATCCCCATTCCAACCATCGGCATTGGGGCTTCTGCCGGATGTGACGGACAAATTCTGGTGGTCGATGACATGCTGGGCCTGTTCACCACGTTCAAGCCCAAGTTCGTCAAACGTTACGCCGAATTCGGTGCTGCGGGTGAAGAGGCGATCAAAGCCTATGCCGAAGAAGTGCGCGCGCGCAGCTTCCCGGCATCAGAGCATACCTTTGCGGATAAGGCCCCCGGCAAATGA